DNA from Armatimonadota bacterium:
ATGCGCTGGGGGGATCGTGCGCCGTCGTGACGTTTGATCCGCACCCCCAGAAGGTGCTGCATCCTCAGACGGGCGCGATCCTGCTGACCACCCTGGATGAGCGTCTCGCCCTGCTGGCCGACCTGGGCGTGGACCTGGTGGTGGTGGTGCGGTTTGACGACGCCCTGCGGCAGACCCCCCCCGACCGGTGGGTGCGGATGCTGGTGGAGCGGTTGCGCATGGCTGAGGTGGTGTGCGGCCCCGACTACACCTTCGGCCGCGATCGGGCCGGAGACGTGGGGATGCTGCGGGTGCTGGGAGCGCAGCTGGGCTTCCGGGTGGAGGTCGCCGATCCCGTGGTGATTGACGGCGAGCGGGTCAGCAGCTCCCGGATCCGGGACCTGCTGCGCGAGGGGCGGGTGACCGACGCGGCGCGCCTTCTGGGATGGTGGTATGCGGTGACCGGGCGCGTGATCCGGGGGGATGGCCGCGGCCGGCAGCTGGGGTTTCCCACCGTGAACCTGGAGGTGGCGCCGGACAAGCTCCTGCCCGCCCCGGGCATCTACGCGGGCACCTGCCGCACCCCCCAGGGAATCCACCCCGCGGCCATCAGCCTGGGCACGCGCCCGACGTTCGGGCCCGGCAGGCTCCAGGTGGAAGGGTACCTGCTGGGGTTTGAAGGAGACCTCTACGACCGCACGGTGAGCCTGGCGGTCGCGGCGCGCCTGCGGGATGAAGAGGCGTTTCCCACCGTCGAGGCCCTGGTGGCCCAGATGGCCGCCGACGTGAGCGCCGTGCCCGCGGCCCTGGCCCGGGCGGCTGCCGCCGCCGGCCTGCCCGCCCT
Protein-coding regions in this window:
- a CDS encoding bifunctional riboflavin kinase/FAD synthetase; translated protein: MEVVHGLQDIPTARRPLVVALGTFDGVHRGHQALIAAARRRADALGGSCAVVTFDPHPQKVLHPQTGAILLTTLDERLALLADLGVDLVVVVRFDDALRQTPPDRWVRMLVERLRMAEVVCGPDYTFGRDRAGDVGMLRVLGAQLGFRVEVADPVVIDGERVSSSRIRDLLREGRVTDAARLLGWWYAVTGRVIRGDGRGRQLGFPTVNLEVAPDKLLPAPGIYAGTCRTPQGIHPAAISLGTRPTFGPGRLQVEGYLLGFEGDLYDRTVSLAVAARLRDEEAFPTVEALVAQMAADVSAVPAALARAAAAAGLPALSPEAVREPSGRDAPEPPDPP